GAAAATGGAGTTTTCTACTGTCCGGTTAAGGAAAATCAGGAAAACAATCCCAATGCCATCTGCCATCTCTGCTTAGCGGAGCAGACACCAAATATTTAATAACAAGATAGTAACAATATATGACTGATGAAGATGAAAATCGAAAGGAAGTATTTATTCGCAATATTTATAGTTCTAATGCTTGCCGCAGCGATGGCAACTGCAACTGCATACACTGGAACCGGCTTTTCACACCACAAAAGCATATCAGAGTACAGTTCATTATCATTAAATGACATTTTAAGCAAATACTCCGATACGGACTGCAAAGCGGAAGCAAGCGGAATATGCACAAAAGTATCCGACGGAGATACGATAGAGGTTGAAGGGGTCGGAAAGGTGCGTTTCGTTGGAGTCAACACCCCCGAAAAGGGAGTTGAGGGATCAGACACATCAGCATACCTCGTTAAGAAATTATGTCTGAACAGGGAAGTCAGCCTTGACATTGATGACTCAAAACACACCGACAAGTACGGAAGAACCCTGGCCGTCGTGATAGTGGACGGAAAGAACCTGAATGAAATCCTTTTAAAGG
This is a stretch of genomic DNA from Methanobrevibacter millerae. It encodes these proteins:
- a CDS encoding thermonuclease family protein; translated protein: MKMKIERKYLFAIFIVLMLAAAMATATAYTGTGFSHHKSISEYSSLSLNDILSKYSDTDCKAEASGICTKVSDGDTIEVEGVGKVRFVGVNTPEKGVEGSDTSAYLVKKLCLNREVSLDIDDSKHTDKYGRTLAVVIVDGKNLNEILLKEGLAEIMYMPPSEFYPYNWAGENTTSYTHSSTASSSSSGAVGDSGSYIGNSNSHKFHYPTCSSCSKIAEKNKVVFNSRDDAINQGYVPCKRCNP